From one Pontibacillus sp. HMF3514 genomic stretch:
- a CDS encoding amidase domain-containing protein — MSFVKKLNSYWQSQIEQVKLNRMDEESWISRKVTKHEERGNHVARLMAEGVPFRTVQPSGQYLIMDYTLYVTLFIKNGKEFYIEEAEKPHRATFKNGTLISDAPIESSVHDEPRQNGSLEWEDVSSLETRFTYDRQKAVQYANRWWNDYNPAFRTFENDCTNFISQCLRAGGAPMWGSPSRSKGWWYTAKTWSYSWTVANAMRWYLSGAKQGVKGKSVERASDLLLGDIICYDFEGDGRWNHTTIVVAKDANDEPLVNAHTSNSYHRFWNYEDSTAYTPQIQYKFFRIGE, encoded by the coding sequence ATGTCGTTCGTAAAAAAACTTAATTCCTATTGGCAAAGTCAAATAGAACAAGTGAAATTAAATCGAATGGATGAGGAGTCATGGATTTCTAGAAAGGTGACGAAACATGAAGAGCGCGGAAATCATGTGGCACGTTTGATGGCTGAAGGTGTACCTTTTCGAACAGTACAGCCTTCAGGGCAGTATCTTATTATGGACTATACGTTATATGTGACTCTCTTCATTAAAAATGGGAAAGAATTTTATATAGAAGAAGCGGAGAAACCTCATCGAGCTACTTTTAAAAATGGAACTCTTATTTCAGATGCACCTATAGAATCAAGTGTACATGATGAGCCAAGGCAAAACGGTAGTTTGGAATGGGAGGATGTCTCTTCTTTAGAAACTAGGTTTACTTATGATCGTCAAAAAGCTGTGCAATATGCCAATCGTTGGTGGAATGATTACAATCCAGCTTTCCGCACATTTGAAAATGATTGCACAAATTTCATTTCACAATGTTTGCGTGCAGGCGGTGCACCCATGTGGGGATCACCCAGTCGTTCCAAGGGTTGGTGGTACACGGCTAAGACTTGGAGTTATAGTTGGACCGTTGCCAATGCTATGAGGTGGTACTTAAGTGGTGCTAAACAAGGTGTGAAAGGAAAGTCTGTAGAGAGGGCTTCTGACCTTTTATTAGGTGATATCATCTGTTACGATTTCGAGGGAGATGGGCGATGGAATCACACAACGATTGTGGTGGCTAAGGATGCAAATGATGAGCCATTAGTAAATGCTCATACATCGAATAGCTACCATCGTTTCTGGAATTATGAGGACTCCACTGCATATACGCCTCAAATTCAATATAAATTTTTCCGAATTGGTGAATGA
- the trmL gene encoding tRNA (uridine(34)/cytosine(34)/5-carboxymethylaminomethyluridine(34)-2'-O)-methyltransferase TrmL — MPLHIVLYQPEIPANTGNIARTCLATNTVLHLIRPLGFSTDDKMLRRAGLDYWHDVDIRYYDGIEELYESFPEGSFYYIENFGTGYWTDFDYSDPEEDILFVFGRETDGIPTSLLEGKEERCLRIHMNDKVRSLNLSNTAAVIVYEVMRQQGFPGLE, encoded by the coding sequence ATGCCACTCCATATTGTGTTGTATCAACCTGAGATTCCCGCAAACACGGGAAATATTGCAAGAACATGCCTAGCAACGAATACCGTGCTCCATTTAATTCGTCCACTCGGTTTTTCTACAGATGATAAAATGCTTCGTCGAGCTGGGTTGGATTATTGGCATGATGTTGATATTCGTTATTATGACGGTATAGAGGAATTATACGAGTCCTTTCCTGAGGGAAGCTTTTACTATATTGAAAACTTTGGAACAGGCTATTGGACAGATTTTGATTACAGTGATCCAGAAGAAGATATTTTGTTTGTCTTTGGAAGGGAAACAGATGGAATCCCGACGTCCTTACTTGAAGGAAAGGAAGAACGTTGCCTGCGTATTCATATGAATGATAAAGTGCGTTCATTGAATTTATCCAATACAGCAGCTGTTATTGTGTATGAAGTGATGAGGCAACAAGGGTTCCCTGGGTTAGAGTAA
- a CDS encoding hemolysin family protein: MIIAIILLLFVSLFFSGSETALTATNKMKLQSKVNQNDKKAEKLLNLISRPSEFITTILIGNNIANILLPTLVTTLAIQYGYNVGVASAILTVTIIIFSEVIPKSVAAAYPDRIALTVSPVIRFFVLVFKPVTIVLNWLTGFVTNAIAKGKTSDVTVSKEELRTMVDVADSEGTFNKAEYQRIKGVLDFYKLNVKDVLQTPRVEITALPSTASFEEVRDVVIQNPYTRYPVYGKDMDDIIAIFHSKYLVSWSMDIEKPLEDFCYKDPLIVYEFHNVEWVFRKMTKEKNHMAIVLDEYGGTEGILTHEDTIEAMIGLEIEDEMDAEEDSIVEKITATEIICHGKITLHKLNSLFETEIPEDKDVLAGYLLEEFSEFPEEGSILEKNNLTFKILEIEGRKIKKVKIIK; this comes from the coding sequence GTGATTATTGCCATAATACTCTTATTATTTGTCTCGCTCTTTTTCTCAGGAAGTGAGACAGCTTTGACAGCGACCAATAAGATGAAACTTCAATCAAAAGTAAACCAAAATGATAAAAAAGCAGAAAAGCTTTTAAATCTAATATCTCGCCCCAGTGAGTTTATTACAACGATACTGATTGGAAATAATATAGCGAATATTTTGCTTCCAACACTTGTTACTACTCTCGCTATTCAATATGGGTATAATGTAGGTGTAGCATCAGCTATTTTAACAGTTACCATTATTATCTTTTCTGAAGTTATTCCAAAATCCGTAGCAGCAGCATATCCCGATCGCATTGCTTTAACGGTGTCTCCAGTTATTCGGTTTTTTGTCTTAGTATTTAAGCCAGTTACAATTGTCTTAAATTGGCTGACTGGATTTGTTACCAATGCTATAGCTAAAGGGAAAACAAGTGATGTAACTGTATCCAAAGAAGAGTTACGAACAATGGTGGATGTAGCTGATTCAGAAGGGACGTTTAATAAAGCTGAATATCAACGAATTAAAGGTGTTTTAGACTTCTATAAATTAAATGTAAAAGATGTACTACAAACACCAAGAGTAGAGATTACTGCACTACCAAGTACTGCATCCTTTGAAGAAGTACGAGATGTAGTTATTCAAAACCCATATACACGATATCCTGTTTATGGAAAAGATATGGATGATATCATAGCCATTTTTCATTCTAAATATTTAGTTTCTTGGTCCATGGATATCGAAAAGCCGTTAGAAGACTTTTGTTATAAGGATCCATTGATTGTGTATGAGTTTCACAATGTTGAGTGGGTTTTTCGAAAAATGACCAAGGAGAAGAATCATATGGCCATTGTATTAGATGAATATGGTGGTACGGAGGGAATTCTCACCCATGAAGATACCATTGAAGCCATGATAGGATTAGAAATTGAAGACGAAATGGATGCTGAAGAGGATTCTATTGTAGAAAAAATAACGGCAACCGAGATAATCTGCCATGGGAAAATCACGCTGCATAAATTAAATTCATTATTTGAAACAGAAATACCCGAGGATAAAGATGTTTTAGCAGGTTATTTATTAGAAGAGTTCAGTGAATTCCCTGAGGAAGGCTCGATATTAGAGAAGAATAATCTAACATTCAAAATATTAGAGATCGAAGGAAGAAAAATTAAAAAGGTTAAAATTATAAAATAA
- a CDS encoding PrkA family serine protein kinase yields MDILKKIQDYREEEEKLKWEGTFAEYLEMLKERPYLAQSAHSRVYNMIKHSGIEEENGKFNYKFFDNEIFGLEEAMERLVEEYFHPAAMRLDVRKRILLLMGPVSGGKSTLVTLLKRGLERFSHTDEGAVYAIKGCPMHEDPLHLVPHHLREDFAEEYGVRIEGNLSPLNLMRLEEEYGGRIEDVKVERIFLSEDKRTGIGTFSPSDPKSQDIADLTGSIDFSTIAEYGSESDPRAYRFDGELNKANRGIMEFQEMLKCDEKFLWHLLSLTQEGNFKAGRFALISADEMIIAHTNESEYRSFIANKKNEALHSRMIVMPVPYNLKVTQEERIYEKMIGQSDIKDVHIAPHTLKVAAMFTILTRLKDSTNNQVDLLKKMRLYDGEAVEGFSDVDVEELKNEHHDEGMSGIDPRYVINRISSTIIKKEMTSINALDVLRSLKDGLSNHASISKEDKERYLNFISIARKEYDEIAKKEVQKAFVYSYDESAKTLMDNYLDNVEAYCNKTKLRDPLTGEELNPDEKLMRSIEEQIGISENAKKAFREEILIRISAYARKGKKFDYSSHERLREAIQKKLFTDLKDVVKITTSTKTPDEQQLKKVNEVIATLVDSYGYNSSSANELLRYVGSLLNR; encoded by the coding sequence GTGGACATTTTAAAAAAGATTCAAGACTACCGGGAAGAAGAGGAAAAATTGAAGTGGGAAGGGACGTTTGCAGAGTATTTAGAGATGTTGAAAGAACGACCATATCTTGCACAGTCGGCTCATTCACGGGTTTATAATATGATTAAGCATTCGGGCATTGAAGAAGAAAATGGGAAGTTCAACTACAAGTTCTTTGATAATGAAATCTTTGGTTTAGAAGAAGCAATGGAACGATTAGTGGAAGAATATTTTCACCCAGCAGCTATGCGGTTAGATGTTCGTAAACGAATTTTACTTTTAATGGGGCCTGTAAGTGGTGGTAAATCTACCTTAGTTACCTTATTGAAAAGAGGATTAGAGCGTTTCTCTCATACAGATGAAGGAGCGGTTTATGCCATTAAAGGATGCCCTATGCATGAGGATCCTCTACACTTAGTGCCGCATCACTTACGTGAGGATTTTGCAGAAGAGTACGGTGTACGGATTGAAGGTAACCTGTCACCTCTGAATTTGATGCGTCTGGAAGAAGAATATGGAGGGCGTATTGAGGATGTGAAAGTTGAGCGAATCTTTTTATCGGAGGATAAGCGAACAGGAATTGGCACCTTTAGCCCATCTGATCCGAAATCACAGGACATTGCAGACTTAACTGGGTCGATCGATTTTTCAACGATTGCAGAGTACGGATCAGAATCTGACCCACGTGCTTATCGCTTTGATGGAGAGTTGAATAAAGCAAACCGAGGAATCATGGAATTCCAAGAAATGCTGAAGTGTGACGAGAAATTTTTGTGGCACTTGCTATCTCTTACGCAAGAAGGAAACTTTAAAGCGGGAAGATTTGCTTTGATTAGCGCGGATGAAATGATTATCGCTCATACAAACGAATCGGAATATCGTTCGTTTATTGCTAATAAGAAAAACGAAGCATTACACTCACGTATGATTGTCATGCCTGTACCTTACAACTTGAAAGTCACTCAGGAAGAACGTATTTATGAAAAAATGATTGGCCAAAGTGATATTAAAGATGTGCACATTGCCCCTCATACCTTAAAAGTAGCAGCGATGTTTACGATTTTGACACGTCTGAAAGATTCTACGAATAACCAGGTAGACCTGCTTAAGAAAATGCGTCTTTATGACGGGGAAGCGGTAGAAGGCTTTAGTGATGTTGATGTAGAAGAGTTGAAGAATGAGCATCATGATGAGGGTATGAGTGGAATTGACCCTCGTTATGTGATCAACCGTATCTCTTCAACGATTATTAAAAAAGAAATGACTTCTATTAATGCACTCGATGTTTTACGTTCCTTAAAAGATGGATTATCTAATCATGCCTCAATTTCTAAAGAAGATAAGGAACGCTATTTAAACTTTATCTCGATAGCACGAAAAGAATACGATGAGATTGCGAAGAAAGAAGTACAAAAAGCATTCGTGTACTCTTATGATGAATCGGCTAAAACACTCATGGATAACTATCTTGATAATGTTGAGGCGTACTGTAATAAAACGAAACTTCGCGATCCACTTACAGGCGAAGAATTAAATCCAGATGAAAAGCTTATGCGTTCCATAGAGGAGCAAATCGGAATCTCAGAAAATGCCAAAAAAGCATTCCGAGAGGAGATCCTTATTCGAATTTCAGCCTATGCTCGTAAGGGTAAGAAATTCGATTATTCTTCACATGAACGACTACGAGAAGCGATCCAAAAGAAACTATTTACTGATCTGAAAGACGTTGTTAAGATCACAACTTCTACGAAGACTCCAGATGAGCAACAGTTGAAGAAGGTGAATGAGGTTATAGCTACCCTTGTTGATAGCTACGGGTATAACTCTTCATCAGCGAATGAATTGTTACGTTATGTTGGGAGTTTGTTGAATCGATAA
- a CDS encoding diguanylate cyclase: protein MILDLTMNVAVIIAYLFIIGLLSKEVHKGDIYQSIFHRLDTQLVAGGLFGVLGIILMLFSIQVNAEVIVDLRHIATVIAAVFFGIPAALGSAFIIGIARVILVGGFSEVSITAMLLMFSIGIVCAIMTKLPFKPAMKSIVMNVVSIVIVYIALYITLVVFNDNKEALISIYKIDWIIALFGGIVAFYVANYIFQSNQNFYKLQQTNQKLEESNYYLEKMKNQLLHREQQYKSLFEYNQSATFTLDLQGHFQQVNRSAELITGYSKEDLQGSSFVPLIDKECIEDTLWNFKKVKEGESVTFQTELVHKNGTIVYLTVNTAPIIIEEEIIGVIGVAHDISVQKQTEKKIQESEEQYRSLIHLSPEVIFVLKDTKIEFINDKALSFIGVDQIEDLLGESIFEFIHPEDRELVAYRITRAMETNEVSKRLNDVRFLHRAGNIVQANVGTKLIEYNGQKAIMGIIHDVTEQKEIEQQLKDANQMLRELSQLDGLTGIPNRRYYDETLATEWDDALANRRALSLVMLDIDHFKFYNDTYGHLQGDTCLKQVARSIKASVNRPRDFVARYGGEEFSVILPETNLDGARAVAEKIRSDIEQLSIPHKSSKVKPVVTVSVGVASVIPQEHINKEDLIQAADSGLYVAKENGRNQVKADTIDNI from the coding sequence ATGATTTTAGATTTAACCATGAACGTTGCGGTGATCATAGCTTATTTGTTTATCATAGGGTTGTTATCTAAGGAAGTACACAAGGGGGATATCTATCAATCTATATTCCATCGTTTAGATACCCAACTTGTTGCTGGTGGATTGTTTGGGGTGCTTGGCATTATCTTAATGTTATTTAGCATTCAGGTGAATGCTGAGGTAATCGTTGATTTAAGGCATATTGCTACTGTTATCGCAGCTGTGTTTTTTGGGATTCCGGCTGCTTTGGGATCGGCATTCATCATTGGTATAGCACGTGTGATTTTAGTTGGAGGTTTTTCAGAAGTCTCTATAACTGCCATGTTACTCATGTTTTCTATCGGTATTGTGTGTGCGATTATGACAAAATTACCGTTTAAACCTGCTATGAAATCAATTGTTATGAATGTGGTCAGTATAGTTATTGTATATATAGCACTTTACATCACGCTAGTTGTCTTTAACGATAACAAAGAAGCTTTAATTAGTATTTATAAAATAGATTGGATTATAGCTTTATTTGGAGGAATTGTAGCCTTCTATGTTGCAAATTACATATTTCAATCGAATCAAAACTTTTATAAATTACAGCAAACCAATCAAAAGTTGGAAGAGTCAAACTACTACTTGGAAAAGATGAAGAATCAACTTTTACATAGAGAACAACAATATAAATCTCTATTTGAATATAATCAAAGTGCAACCTTTACACTTGATTTACAAGGGCATTTTCAGCAAGTAAATAGATCCGCTGAACTCATTACTGGGTATTCCAAAGAAGATTTACAAGGGTCATCTTTTGTTCCTCTTATCGATAAAGAATGCATTGAGGATACACTTTGGAATTTTAAAAAGGTTAAAGAGGGCGAGTCTGTAACGTTCCAGACTGAACTTGTTCATAAGAATGGGACGATTGTGTATCTTACTGTTAATACGGCTCCTATTATTATTGAGGAAGAAATTATTGGTGTAATTGGAGTTGCACATGATATATCTGTACAAAAACAAACAGAGAAGAAGATTCAGGAAAGTGAAGAGCAATATCGCAGCTTAATTCACCTTTCGCCAGAAGTGATCTTTGTATTAAAGGATACAAAAATTGAGTTTATAAATGATAAAGCTTTAAGTTTCATAGGAGTAGATCAAATTGAAGATCTTCTAGGAGAATCAATATTTGAGTTTATCCATCCAGAAGATCGTGAATTAGTAGCATATCGAATCACTAGAGCAATGGAAACAAATGAGGTAAGCAAGCGATTGAATGATGTTCGATTCCTTCATAGAGCAGGAAACATCGTTCAAGCTAATGTTGGGACAAAGCTGATTGAATACAATGGTCAAAAAGCTATAATGGGAATAATCCATGACGTAACAGAACAAAAAGAGATTGAACAGCAATTGAAAGATGCCAATCAAATGTTACGAGAACTATCACAATTAGATGGGCTTACAGGAATTCCGAATCGACGCTATTATGATGAAACCTTAGCCACAGAGTGGGATGATGCGTTGGCTAATAGAAGAGCTCTATCCTTGGTCATGCTCGATATTGACCATTTTAAGTTCTACAATGACACTTATGGACATCTTCAAGGAGATACATGTCTTAAGCAGGTAGCTCGTTCGATAAAAGCTTCTGTTAATCGACCGCGTGATTTCGTAGCAAGGTACGGTGGTGAAGAGTTCTCTGTTATTTTACCAGAGACTAACCTGGATGGAGCACGAGCTGTAGCAGAAAAGATACGTTCAGATATAGAGCAACTATCCATTCCACATAAATCATCCAAAGTGAAACCAGTGGTCACAGTAAGTGTAGGGGTTGCTTCAGTTATCCCTCAAGAGCACATAAATAAAGAAGATTTGATACAAGCTGCAGACAGTGGATTGTATGTAGCAAAAGAAAACGGCAGGAACCAGGTTAAAGCGGATACGATTGATAACATTTAA
- the ppx gene encoding exopolyphosphatase, with protein MSRHHYAIIDIGSNTVRLVIYLRNKSGRFKEVENVKAVARLRNYLEDSGELSEDGIQSLLKILKSFKEVTDSYELDQLVCVATATIRQSTNQDEIISRVEAQIGYNMLILSEQEEAYYGYLAVVNSTSISEGVTIDIGGGSTEVTYFENRKIQYSHSFPFGALTLKNMFVKGDVPTEQEMRKLSSYLKDQFESLPWLKGRNVPLIGIGGSARNLAQVDQSLKEYPLAGLHQYSIKDHDIQFIKQYLMTLNFKKLQKVEGLTKDRADIILPAIEVFESLYDVVGAKSFVLSRKGLRDGVFNEQLTTDFGISIFPNVIEESFNELASDFDINYKHVLKTTDIAMKIINELQEHGDGDFSFTEEDVSLLKRGAFVYNLGGYIDSESSSQHTFYLLANRTIDGLFHKDRLKVALIASFKSKSIFKQFFHPYKHWFLKEEKKKLRLLGAITKFSFSLDSTRRGIVEDIRVDIQKESLHMQVYCNQESLPEEYQVEKQKKHLEKAIKRNVHVCFQPYEG; from the coding sequence TTGAGCAGACATCATTATGCCATTATTGATATAGGGTCGAATACGGTTCGACTTGTAATCTATCTTCGGAATAAGAGTGGAAGGTTTAAAGAAGTAGAAAATGTTAAGGCTGTGGCTCGCTTACGTAATTATTTAGAAGATAGTGGTGAGTTGAGTGAAGACGGTATCCAAAGCCTTTTAAAGATATTGAAGAGCTTTAAAGAAGTAACGGATTCTTATGAATTAGACCAGCTTGTTTGTGTTGCAACCGCAACCATTCGTCAATCTACGAACCAAGACGAGATTATCTCGAGAGTGGAAGCTCAGATAGGTTACAATATGTTAATTTTATCTGAACAAGAAGAGGCGTATTATGGTTACTTAGCTGTGGTAAATTCCACTTCAATATCAGAGGGGGTTACCATTGATATTGGTGGAGGAAGTACGGAGGTAACCTATTTTGAAAACCGCAAAATTCAATATTCCCATAGTTTTCCTTTCGGTGCGTTGACGCTGAAAAACATGTTTGTCAAAGGTGACGTTCCAACCGAACAGGAAATGAGGAAACTAAGCAGTTATCTAAAAGATCAGTTCGAATCACTACCTTGGTTAAAAGGTCGCAATGTCCCATTAATCGGAATAGGGGGAAGTGCTCGCAACCTTGCTCAAGTAGATCAATCCTTAAAAGAGTACCCACTTGCAGGTCTGCATCAATACAGTATAAAAGACCATGATATCCAATTTATAAAGCAATATTTAATGACTTTAAACTTTAAAAAACTACAAAAGGTAGAGGGTCTGACAAAAGATAGAGCAGATATTATCTTGCCTGCTATTGAGGTTTTTGAATCTTTATATGATGTTGTGGGTGCAAAATCTTTTGTATTGAGTAGAAAAGGCTTGCGTGATGGTGTGTTTAATGAGCAACTTACAACAGATTTTGGCATTTCAATCTTTCCAAATGTAATTGAAGAAAGCTTTAATGAACTAGCTTCTGATTTTGATATCAACTATAAGCATGTGCTAAAAACGACCGATATAGCTATGAAAATTATTAATGAGCTTCAAGAGCATGGAGATGGTGATTTTTCTTTCACAGAAGAGGATGTAAGTCTTCTAAAAAGAGGAGCTTTTGTGTATAACTTAGGAGGTTATATTGATTCAGAATCTAGCTCCCAGCACACCTTCTATTTACTAGCTAATCGAACAATTGATGGACTCTTTCATAAAGATCGATTGAAGGTTGCTTTAATTGCTTCATTCAAAAGTAAATCAATTTTTAAACAATTTTTTCACCCATACAAGCATTGGTTCTTAAAAGAGGAGAAGAAAAAGCTTCGCTTATTAGGAGCTATTACGAAGTTTTCATTTAGTTTAGATTCTACTAGAAGAGGCATTGTAGAAGACATTCGAGTTGATATCCAAAAAGAAAGTTTGCATATGCAGGTGTATTGTAATCAGGAGTCTTTACCAGAAGAATATCAAGTAGAAAAACAGAAAAAACATCTTGAAAAAGCCATTAAACGAAATGTACACGTTTGTTTCCAACCATATGAGGGGTAG
- a CDS encoding RNA degradosome polyphosphate kinase, translating into MEQTNELGNPLYYNNRELSWLAFNERVLQESLDKHNPLLERLKFLAIFSSNLDEFFMVRVAGLKDQVKAGFNKPENKAGLTPKEQLSKISDKNHKLVDMQYSTYQNVLLPMLKEENISFVSVDDLTREQYRVMEDYFDEQIFPVLTPMAVDAYRPFPMLLNKSINLTVVLEDEVDVEEEGHKTAIVQVPSVLNRYVELDASNEKDRKFIMLEDIISHFLYKMFSGYIVKSVTEFRITRNADMTIHEEGARDLLKEIEKELKKRKWGAAVRLEIKRDQYDPQVLQFLLNVLEIHRKDVYEVDGPLDLTYLFKFYSDLEEDKDHLVFGGLIPQPPKDIGSEEDLFELVNERDIFLHHPYESFQPVVDFVEDAADNPDVLAIKQTLYRVSGDSPIIEGLKRAAEKGKQVTVLVELKARFDEENNVQWAKELEKSGCHVIYGMNYLKTHSKITLVVRKQKNRIERFVHLGTGNYNDQTAKLYTDMGIITSNRKFGIDATNFFNYLSGYTEKPNYHHISMAPFDIRRDFLALTDQEIQSHKKYGNGRIIAKMNSLTDKKIIMKLYEASRTGVKIDLIVRGICCLRPGIKGVSENIRVTSIVGRFLEHSRIYYFHKNGEGKMYLSSADMMTRNMEKRVELLFPIYDGGIKKRLQKILKIMLEDNMKARVQDSNGNYHYVKRDKGKKSLDSQLELFSMAYTVGEDEE; encoded by the coding sequence ATGGAACAAACAAATGAATTAGGGAATCCTCTTTACTACAATAATAGAGAATTGAGTTGGCTCGCTTTTAATGAGCGTGTATTGCAAGAATCCTTAGATAAACATAACCCTTTATTGGAACGCTTGAAATTTTTAGCGATATTTAGCTCGAACTTAGATGAATTTTTTATGGTTCGAGTAGCTGGACTAAAGGATCAGGTGAAAGCGGGTTTTAATAAACCGGAAAATAAAGCGGGATTAACACCTAAAGAACAACTCTCCAAGATCTCAGATAAAAACCATAAGCTAGTTGATATGCAGTATTCTACATATCAAAATGTGCTCCTTCCCATGTTAAAAGAAGAAAACATCTCATTTGTCTCGGTGGATGACCTTACTCGAGAACAGTATCGGGTAATGGAAGATTACTTTGATGAACAAATTTTCCCTGTCTTAACGCCTATGGCTGTCGATGCATATCGTCCCTTTCCTATGCTCCTAAATAAGAGTATCAATTTAACTGTTGTACTTGAAGATGAAGTTGATGTGGAAGAAGAAGGGCATAAAACGGCTATTGTACAAGTTCCTTCAGTGTTAAATCGATATGTAGAATTGGATGCTTCTAACGAAAAAGATCGTAAGTTTATAATGTTAGAGGATATCATTAGTCACTTCCTATATAAAATGTTTTCGGGTTATATAGTAAAATCCGTAACAGAGTTCCGAATCACACGAAATGCAGATATGACGATCCATGAAGAAGGGGCTCGTGATCTTCTAAAAGAGATTGAGAAAGAATTAAAAAAGCGAAAATGGGGTGCGGCAGTACGTCTTGAAATTAAAAGAGACCAGTATGACCCCCAAGTACTTCAGTTTCTTTTAAATGTTCTGGAAATCCATCGAAAAGATGTATATGAAGTTGATGGCCCTCTAGATTTAACCTATCTTTTTAAATTCTATAGTGATTTGGAAGAAGACAAAGACCATCTTGTGTTCGGAGGGCTGATTCCACAACCTCCAAAAGACATTGGATCTGAGGAAGATTTATTCGAACTTGTAAATGAACGAGATATATTCCTGCATCATCCTTATGAATCTTTTCAGCCAGTCGTTGATTTTGTTGAAGATGCTGCAGATAATCCAGATGTTTTAGCGATCAAACAAACCCTGTATCGGGTAAGTGGTGATTCGCCAATTATAGAAGGGCTGAAACGTGCAGCGGAAAAAGGTAAGCAGGTTACGGTACTGGTTGAGCTTAAGGCACGGTTTGACGAGGAAAATAACGTTCAATGGGCAAAAGAGCTTGAGAAATCTGGTTGCCATGTTATTTACGGAATGAACTATTTAAAAACACATAGTAAAATCACACTTGTAGTACGTAAGCAAAAAAATAGAATTGAGCGCTTTGTTCACCTTGGAACAGGTAACTATAATGACCAAACAGCCAAATTATATACAGACATGGGGATTATTACATCTAATCGTAAATTTGGTATCGATGCAACGAACTTCTTTAATTATCTAAGTGGATACACCGAAAAACCGAATTACCACCATATATCGATGGCTCCTTTTGATATTCGAAGAGATTTCTTAGCTTTAACAGATCAAGAAATTCAAAGTCATAAAAAGTATGGCAATGGTCGTATTATTGCAAAAATGAACTCCCTTACAGACAAAAAAATAATTATGAAACTTTATGAAGCATCGCGTACAGGAGTGAAAATTGATTTAATCGTCCGTGGAATTTGCTGTTTACGACCTGGTATTAAGGGGGTAAGTGAGAACATACGTGTCACAAGTATTGTTGGAAGGTTCTTAGAGCATAGCCGAATCTATTACTTCCATAAAAATGGTGAAGGGAAGATGTATCTATCTTCAGCCGATATGATGACAAGGAATATGGAAAAACGAGTTGAATTGTTATTCCCGATCTATGATGGAGGCATTAAAAAACGGCTACAGAAAATCTTGAAGATCATGCTTGAAGATAACATGAAAGCACGAGTCCAAGATTCAAATGGGAATTACCACTATGTAAAAAGGGACAAAGGTAAAAAATCACTTGATAGCCAACTAGAGCTTTTCTCAATGGCTTACACAGTCGGTGAAGATGAAGAATAA